The Sesamum indicum cultivar Zhongzhi No. 13 linkage group LG9, S_indicum_v1.0, whole genome shotgun sequence genome segment TTGagtgataattaatattgtcatGCATGAAAATATACTTGACATCTTAGAGATATGTGTTGAGAACAAACAGCTGAATTATATAATCCGATGTGATTTGTTGATTCAAGAATGATCAGACAATTGTTAAGGTTATGATAATAGTGACCTTAACCCGAaccaagtatatatatatatatgtgtgtgtatatatatatatgtatgaatcaCTAGAGTGTTTGAttgtctttttcatatttaaaggtattttagtcatttatttaGTCTTGCCTATAGTCCCCATATTGcatgtataaatatacatcATCAATacttaatacatatatatgctaTGAACAATATTTTGGTTGCTTAATGCTACCACACAGGTATAGGAGAACTTTGTTTAGATCGATTTtggtcaaattaaattaattacatgacaaggataatatttttattttaaaattgatgtacaatttaaaaataatgatcaaTTATGTGGCAAttctaattacatatatatcttgCGTATAgtcttcatttatttattttcttcttaatgcaaaagttaataatttcatgCTCGACTCTATTGCTTATCTTGTAATTAATTgacttatatttttcaataattattttaattaaaattgaaatagaaaatttaaacagtataattacactaccTTACACAGAACCctagtttattttctttgcaatgcaacaaaaaataatttcacattcttcactaatatttattttgtgattgattgTGTCTCTCGAACGAGCGACATTTTTCGTTGGTTGGCAActttaaaatcaaatcttaATTAAGAAAAGTGACTTGACAATAATCACTTTGGTTACAATTGTCCAATTGCCAAACAAAAGTGAGTGGAAATTAATTCGGACATACATGCATAcatgataattaattgtgATCAATTCTTGACCACAATATTTGATGGCAAGGACCTCAAACtcattcaattatttgatGAACAACTGATGAACTAAAAAGTCtagatgtttgatgaaatgcctCAATGGAAATGACAAGTTAACAATGACGTTTCGTGGGTGCGTCAAGCTTCCCTCACATGCATTGGTCTCCATGCTGCAACCCCCTCCTCGACCTTTCTCTCTACGGCTGTCTTATCCTtctgacacacacacaccccgtaCGCTGTATAAATACATGTACAGATCAAACATAGAATTCACTGTCAAACAAAAGCATCTTGTGTTGCTTACAAGAAACACGCACACACAAGGGCCCTTTTTGACTAAGTCCCGTTTCCTACACAAATTAAGGAGCATGTCCAAGACTAGAACAAGAGGCAAAATTGGTGGCATTTTAAAGCTCAAGATAGTGTTGGAAAGGCTGCAGAAGAGTCTAATTCTAGGGAAGAAATTTTCTTGCGACGACGAGATGGAAGAGATTCCGGTGCCGGAAGACGTAAAGGAAGGGCATTTTGCTGTGATCGCGGAGGACGACGATGAACTCAAGAGATTCATCGTGCCGTTGAGTTGCCTCACGCACCCGTCATTCTTGAGGCTATTGGAGCAAGCTGCTGAGGAGTATGGCTTTGACCATGAGGGCGCCTTGACGGTCCCCTGCCGGCCGAGCGAGCTCGAGCGGATTCTGGCGGAGCGGTGGGCAGAGGAAAGGGGGTCTAGGGTTGCCGCCGGTGGTGGTGTTCATAAGTGGGGTTCATGCAATAAAACTACGTTGAAGAGCTACTAAATACTAATGTGTTGTCTACATATTAGGCTGGTAAATGTTAACGACTTAGGTACTatcccaaaataaaattatgagtcgttaaattatacatgaggatgtaattattttgtttgttgaaTTATGTTATATTAGTTGAGGctcataaattaattgttggaTCGAACTTGATGGATAATATTTCAAGTCAATTCATCTtgttttataagatgttacaaattatttgatgtattttttttttacaaaataagtgTTTATAAACTTTGCaagcataaaaaattaggaacttATAAGCTAgtctaaaaaaaaagagtaaggagttaataatttatttttaatcaaaattttaacaatttttttaaattaacataaaattgtCATTCGAACATCTTATAATCtacatcatattattttatacgaACATTctaaacatttatttttaaaataagattttacaTCTAATaagatttatgaatttataaaatcttttgaataaatttgacCAAACACTCTTTTTTATGTTAGTTTCATCTAACCAAAATGATAcgtaaaattaagaaaaagtacattttaaattatttatccaaattaagacaaatatattttctttcatctcCCCCTAAACTAATTGTGTTAAACATTGTTTCAGGCCGATGATGGTGACTTCTCCTAGACGCGGATGTTCTGCAGGCACGAGACACAGCAGCACGGTGGTATTGTACGATTTTGATGTccttaaaacaaaaatcacgACAAATGATAAGTAAACTggtgaatatttaattttttatattaattttgtttgattgtgTAAGATTGTATTGATTAATATTACTTATACTCAGTTtcgcttttcttttttgtaggttatgttcttttattgtttgatttttcaaaaataatggTGTTATTTGGTATTATTTCTATGAACTAATTGAATGAAAGCCGATTACATtgactttatatttatttacaaaatattgattagatattttaataaaaaaaattagtttgaattaaatttaataaaattaagatgattacataacaaatgtattatattaattatgtatttgatgtaggtttgaaaataataataatttataatataattaattgagtcagaccaattttaatttggacAAAATCATCAAAAGCGTGTAACAATTACAACAAAGGCGAAGAACCATGTCAACTGGTCCAagactttaatatttttgagttttgggTGCTCGGGTAGGGTTAGAATCTGCCCTATTACCCCCAGGTCCAATTACGCTTTAAGATGGATTGGGCTGGGTTAACCCGACTTGGCTTTTGGTGGATGGATGGATCCATACCATGTTTTTTTCTCATCctaattaatctaaaatatatagttaattatactCTTATCTCtgaaaatgctaaattatattttctaccaaataaattttaaaaatatatttatatacttaaaaaaaaattcgattttATCTGATCCTCTTTCGTTAGGGTTTAGACAAAAAATGCtgatataaatcaaaataattgcataaatattcaattttgcttcttatttaatattctcatatatagttttgtacttataaaagaataaatgttatatatatattgttatttagcCTTAAATCTAATTTCAATCATgaacccaattttttttttttaaaaaaaaaagttatttatttcCCCTCTAACCAATGTCTTTCAAAGTATTGAAAACCCCACATGGGTTCAATCTCAAGCAATCATCACAACTAAGAGAAGACAACCCCACCTATCACATGAATTTTGGAATCCCACCGCATACATCCCTctcaattcttttaaattattattaaacaaaaagcaCGCTTTCTTCATACTTTGTACTCTAGTCGTGTTAGATTAGCAGCTCAGTAGTCGGAATATTGCATGAAGCTGCCATGATGGAGCCATAAAATCGCGTTTTTGGGTAGATGGAATATTCTTGGATGTTGTCCACCCCGACACTTGtctttttcctatatttaatttgttgtctcatcgatgtatatatataacttggAAATTTCTGGTCGaatattgttaaatatttgtagGGGCAATCATGTCATTTACGAATAATTAGATCTTAGGatatcattaatatttcataatactAGCAAACTCGATCCAACACTCTAACACTTCCTACTTGTAACATTGAACagtcttaattaattaacaatcaTTTTTGCAATTAATGACTCCTTATCTCAATGGTAAAACTGAAATTCTAAAATCattcatttaacaaaaagttataaatttaaatcccATCCAAATATAAGTGTTTATCTATTTTGacagtaatttttaatttattattattttcttatatattttgatatgaaataattaatgtacttaatttagtttttcatgattaaatatattaaatgatataattaattaattctatataataataataatagttttataatttttgcctTATGTTGTTCTCTTTTTTCAGTAAGGCCTATATCGGTATATATAATGTCTATTAATTtacattgaaatataaatatttactaaaatGTACCATCATAATTATGCcttctaaaatttttgaattgagCTCACAAGAAAGGAAATCAGTCCAACACAATTCCAACTAGCCCACCAGTAAGGGAGATAAGACCCACAAGTTTAACTCCTACTTTACTGAACTGGCAGGTCCAAGATACAAGGTCATTCCAATCGGACATGTCATCATATAGTTGGACGGATACGTCATATAACTTGTCAATACATCAGGACATATCATCCTAAAATATCTCTAAATGGTTCCTAGTAGATTGACGACAAATGAGCTGAAAATCCACGAGTATCGAATTCTCGAATTTTCAAACATACCTGGCACGACTTGATAAAACAATCATATCTCTCTTTCAATATTTATCTAAATcacaaatgattttttatggatGATAGCCAACTCAAAGGGTTTTTCAACGATGTATGTCACTTTGGAACAACTTATGTATCCTGCTTGTGCATGCCTATAAATATAGGTTTTGAACAGGCATTTAGTAACATCATTCTTCACACTCACATTCCAacttattatcattattttttctcgATTTTTAAgctattttatacttatattttgtACTTCATAGGAATATATACATCTTATCaccattttatacaattattctcactttgattaaagttttacttttatttcttcaattaaccattactGATTTAAGTATGGAACTGCTAATCTTTGTTTTGTAGGGTTAGTCCCAttgattttagaatttttttttaaaattctttaactttttggtgTGGTAAAAAATCTGATACgcatcaaataatatttttctttccatcgtaatatataattatcttaatatttagtgactaatttcttttattcacTAGGGATCCCGTTCAGATACTTTCATTTATAGTTTTGTATGTTTGATCAATTATCGATATTAACATTCTAAATATCCACAATTTTTCAgataaagtatttaataataaccaaattatagggtgtaatttttaattcatttcaatgaaaaggaaaaaataggACCTAAAAAAACATTGTTTGTGAAGTGAACTTTTGCCTCTTTTTGTGAAGGTCCCTCCATCTTTCCATGGAAAAGGCTGAGAAAAAGAGTAAATGTTTATGTGTCATGTCATGTCATGTATGGTGGCGGAGTTATAGCACGCACATTAAAATATGATGGCATGTGTCATACATTGATGTGCATGCCCACATACACATCCTACTTTCTTCCTAGTGCATAGCTTTCCAGTTTCCACAACGTCTGCGATGGGGTCATCCATCATAGTCATCACCATAAATGTCAGAAATTCTGGTCCCCATGCATGCACATTATTTTCTATGCCAATGTGGAAAAGTAGCTATGCAAAAATTGAAAGCCTTTACACGACATCTTTGAACATATCATAAACATCATATTTCTCAATATCAAGGGCACATAGATTTTGGTGGGTCAATAAAATCTAACCACAATTAAAAATTCCACTTGTATCAAATCAAAtccacaaatttaatttggtattttatttttctttttatgaaaatttaattttggagttTGACTTcgatctttaattttaattttactgaatcatacaaaatactgaaatattattaagtacATAAGTTTATCCTACCAATTACTTTTACactatttttgtcattttatttacaaaaaagttaataatacaatcatgattattagtatttaccttttaaattattttattatttttaataaacttcgATTTGCTTAAATACCAAATTgaaataatccaaaaaaaaaatcaaaattaaaccaaTTAATTCAGTTTGGTATTGGATACATATCTTAACGTacccattttttaatttactaaaatatcaaatctaattagtttgattttattgaatggAATCGATTAATTCGATTCAATATTCAACACGGCATCTTACTGAAATTTATCTAAATATCGATccatttgaattgattttggCAAATCAACAGCCCTAAGCCCTACTCTTTGAAATTCGCATTTTGTGCTATTGAAGGACATAATCACATTAACATTATacgaataaatatttatctcattttataaaaataattaaaattaaaaaattgatccTTACGGgcagaagagaaagagagagaggaggggGAGTCCCAGTCCCCTATCCTTATACCTATAGGAGTAAATGCCAAAGAATTGCTTGTCGAGGGAAAATGACAGGATGCTCTACCTCTGCCCATCTCTCTTTCACACTTGTCTCTGCGTTTCTACTCATAAAATAACattacaacacacacacacacatgcaaaTAATTAGTGATCATCGCAGATTTAATGCGTGTTTAATAacttacttaatatttattgaaaattattggtaaaattaattgatcaaaagatataattgttttttaaatagataaatataaattagagCATTTTGGACGTTAGTGAGTCATTTTTATGACTTTTTGGTTCTGAtcatattaatcataaaattgtatcattgaattattttaataatttattttttataataaaaatcaaacatattatatgctctaaaattattttatggaacATGGATGTTATAATAATTCtatttgggtaattaaaatacaagattTTTAACTAAACGCGGAAAGTGTTTTGTTGGTCCGGGGGTaaataagttgatttttttaggTGGATTCTATTCAATGAGCAAAAGGTTGAAAAAacattacaattatatttattgcgaggaatttaaatcttttattctgattctgaatataattaatttcattttttaaatggaAGGAGTACACATAtggtgaaaataaaataataataatgataataaagtGTTAGTGCTTTTGATATGCCTCCTCcttttatacaataattattatgaaatagtACCATTGGTGCTTAGCTGTAATATGATCATATATATCATCGTCAACAATTATGATCCAATCAAAGTCAAAAAGTGTAGTATCCCTTGTGGGACTTTCT includes the following:
- the LOC105170743 gene encoding auxin-responsive protein SAUR50-like; the encoded protein is MYRSNIEFTVKQKHLVLLTRNTHTQGPFLTKSRFLHKLRSMSKTRTRGKIGGILKLKIVLERLQKSLILGKKFSCDDEMEEIPVPEDVKEGHFAVIAEDDDELKRFIVPLSCLTHPSFLRLLEQAAEEYGFDHEGALTVPCRPSELERILAERWAEERGSRVAAGGGVHKWGSCNKTTLKSY